The following is a genomic window from Niabella soli DSM 19437.
CCGGAAGAATGGAAAGCAAGTATCTTTTTGTTTATGGTTCCCTGCTAAGCGGTTTTAAGAACCCTGCATATGAGTATATCGCAAGGTATTTTGAATTTGTTGGACCTGCAACCGCCCCCGGCACACTATACGATTTAGGCGATTATCCTGCCGCCACACCCGATGACGCCACCCATCAAATTGTTGGTGAGCTATATAAGATTCGCAACGAACATCAATTGTCTTTTGCTATAGCCCAACTGGATGATTACGAAGGGGTGAATCCTGAACAGGGAGAAACACCGAATTATAAGCGTGCATTATCCAATATTAGTTATGACCATAACGATGTATCGGCGTGGGTGTATTGGTTCAATCATAATATTTCCGACAAACCCATTGTTGCCTCCGGCGATGTATTGGAATACCTGAAGGCGAAAACGGAAAATAACCAATACTAAATATTGATTGGGAAGGGTTTTGCTACGAGATTTCTCACCCGTCGTTTTAACAAGCAATCCTTCAACTACAACGCGTCCTCTCGACGAGGAGGCCCACGGCCGACGAGGAGAGATCTCCTGCTTAAAGACCGCACTGCAATTGGGTTTGCTGCTATAAGGACGAGGTCCCTCGCTCCGTTCGGGACGACGTTTACCTGGTTTCCTTATACACCGATACCACATTATCTTTTTCAAAAGAAGCTTCTCCCCCTTTTATTTTCCAGGTGATTTTGCCATTCGTGTACACAGTAGCG
Proteins encoded in this region:
- a CDS encoding gamma-glutamylcyclotransferase family protein → MESKYLFVYGSLLSGFKNPAYEYIARYFEFVGPATAPGTLYDLGDYPAATPDDATHQIVGELYKIRNEHQLSFAIAQLDDYEGVNPEQGETPNYKRALSNISYDHNDVSAWVYWFNHNISDKPIVASGDVLEYLKAKTENNQY